The following DNA comes from Streptomyces pristinaespiralis.
TCCACCGCGACCTCCAGGTGCAGTTCGCCCATGCCCGACAGCACGGTCTGGCCGGTCTCCGGGTCGGTCCGGGCCGTCAGGGAGGGATCCTCCTCGACCAGTCGCGCCAGCGCCGTCGCCAGCCGGTCCGTGTCGAGGCGGCTGCGCGCCTCGACCGCCACGGTGACGACCGGAGCGGCCGCGGTGGGCGGTTCGAGGAGCAGCGGCGCGTCCGGCGTGGACAGCGTCGCACCGGAACGGGCGGCCTTCGGCCCGATCACGGCCACGATGTCCCCGGCCTCTGCCCGGTCCACCTCGGCGTGCCGGTCGGCCTGTACGCGCAGGATCCTGCCGATCCGTTCCGAACGGCCGGCGCCCACGTCCAGCACCGTGTCCCCCTTCCTGAGCGTGCCCGAATAGACACGCACGTACGTGAGCCTGCCCGTGGCGGTGGAGTTCACCTTGAACACCAGCCCGGCGAACGGCGCCTGCGGGTCCGCCGGCCGCTCCTGCCGGGCTCCGTCACGGCTGCCCCGCACCGGCGGTACGTCCGGCGGCGAGGGCAGATAGGCGACGACGGCCTCGAGCAGCGGCTCGATCCCGCAGTTGCGGTACGCGGAACCGCACAGCACCACGACGCCCTCACCGCTGCGGGTCAGGTCGCGCAGGGCACCGGTCAGGGTCCGCTCGGAGAGGGCGGACCGTTCGCAGAACTCCTCCAGCGCCTCGGGGTGGAGTTCGGCCACGGCCTCCTCCAGCAGGCGACGGCGTCGCGCCGCCTCGGTGAGCAGGTCGTCCGGTACCGGGCCTTGTTCGTACGTGTCCCGGCCGGCGGTCCAGATCAGCGAACGCATGCGCAGCAGATCCACCACACCGGTGAAGCCGTCCTCCTGCCCCACTGGGAGCTGGACCACCAGCGGGACCGTGCGCAGCCGTTCCCTGATCGACCTGACGGCCTGGTCCAGGTCCGCACCGGCGCGGTCCAGCTTGTTGACGAACGCGATCCGGGGCACGGCGTGCCGGTCGGCCTGCCGCCACACGGCCTCGCTCTGCGGTTCGACACCGGCGACGGCGTCGAACACGGCGACAGCGCCGTCGAGCACCCGCAACGAACGCTCGACCTCGTCGGCGAAGTCGACATGGCCGGGTGTGTCGATCAGGTTGATCCGGTGACCGTCCCAGTCGCAGCTGACGGCCGCGGCGAAGATGGTGATGCCGCGGTCGCGCTCCTGCGGGTCGAAGTCGGTGACGGTCGTGCCGTCATGGACCTCACCCCGTTTGTGGGTGGCGCCGGTGAGATACAGGATCCGTTCGGTGACGGTCGTCTTGCCGGCGTCGACGTGGGCGAGGATGCCCAGGTTCCTGACGCGGGTCAGCGGGCTGGTGGAAGCGGATCGGTGTCGCGGGTCGGTGCGCACGGCCCATGGCCTTTCAGGTGTGTCGGAAGACAGGCAGCGCAATTCCCGTACGGGCGGCCCAGGTCACGGACCCCACGCCGCGGTCCCCGGTCGGTGCACGGGGGCGTGACGGCATGCCGGGCGGGCGACCCTGCGGTCGCGTCCCACGGCAGGCGGGGGTCAGGCGTTCGTCACGGGCTTCCGGTGGCGGCCGCGCAGCCGGCACCGGGTGGACGTGGACATCAGGATCACGTCGTAGCGTGACCGGGGAACGACGACGGCAGTGCGGCAACGCATGGTCGTGCTCCCCTCGATCCGACGCCCGGACGGCGCTGCGATGCCGTGTGCACCGCGCGGGCCGAGTCTAGGGAGACGGGCCGTGCTCGCGACACCGGTTTTCGACAGGGCCGTTCCCGCGTCCGCCGTTCTCGAGCTCCCCGTTCTCGCGTCCGCCGTACTCGAGTTCCCCGTTCTCGCGTCCGCCGTTCTCGCGTCCGCTTCTTGACCCGGCTGCTTTCGGCTCGGCTGCGGCCGGGCCACGGCTCGGCCGCTTTTGACTTAGCTATGAGGTCATACCTACTGTGGAGTCCATGCCCGGCTCCGCCCTGCCCTCCCAGGACCTCGACCGCGTGGCCTCGGCCCTCGCGGCGACCCTGCCTGTGCTGCAGCGCGCCATCGAACGCCGGGTGGACCTGGAATCCCCGCACGTCAAGCCGCCGGAGGGGCAACTCGCACTGCTGCGGTTCGTCGCCCGGTACGAAGGCACGACCGTCCGCGAGGCGGCCCAGGCGCTGCTCATGAAGCCGAACAACGTCAGCGCGCTGATCTCCCAGCTCACCGGGCGGGGACTGCTCGAACGCCGGCAGGACGACGCCGACAAGCGGATCGTGCGTCTGCACCTCACGCCGACGGCCCGACGGGAGCTCGCCGCGGTCAGGCGCATCGAGAACGCACACCTCACACGTGCTCTCCGTGCCCTGACCGAAGGGGAGATGGACGCTCTCGGCTCGGCCGTGGGCGCGCTCACGTCACTGACGCGCCACCTCCACTCCGCGGGCGCCTGACACCGCTCGCCCCCGAGGACCGGGGGCGAGAACCGGCTCGCGGACGCCCCCGTTCCCGCGGCCGCCCGCCCGCGCCCGGCCGTGCGCCGTGGCGCCCCCGGCCGGCCCCGCGGGACGTTCACGCCCACTTCCGTCTCATCGAGATTCGCACAGAGAAGACACATCGATGCCGTCCACCACCGTGGATCACTCCCCCCTGCCCACCTCGCCCGGGCCGGACACCGCAAGGCCCGGCCGGCTGCGGTCGAACCCGTGGCTGACCCTGCTCGCCGTCGCCTGCGGCCTGTTCATGGTCCAGCTCGACGGGTCCGTCGTCGCGATCGCCAACCCGGAGATCGGCCGGGACCTGAACGCGTCCACCGCGGACCTGCAATGGGTCACCAACTCCTATCTGCTGGCCCTGGCCGCCGCGCTGATCCTCGGCGGCAAGCTGGGTGACCGCTTCGGCCGGCGCACCTTCTACATGATCGGCCTCGCGGGCTTCACCGCGGCCTCCCTGGCCATAGGACTGGCCGGCTCGATCGAGGGCGTCGTCGTCTTCCGCGCGTTCCAGGGCCTCTTCGGAGCCATGCTCGTACCGAACACGCTCGGTCTGCTGCGCGCCGTCTTCCCAGGGAACAAGTTCGCCATGGCGGTGGGCATCTGGGCCATGGTCGCTTCCGTGGCGACCGCGCTCGGCCCCATCGTCGGCGGACTGCTCGTCGAACACGTCAGCTGGGAGTCCGTCTTCTACATCAACCTGCCCATCGGCCTGGTGACACTGGCGTTCAGCGCGACCGTGCTGCCGCAGAGCAGGAACGCCGGCGGCCACCACCGCTTCGACATCCCCGGCGTCGCGCTGCTCGCCCTCGGGCTGCTCAGCCTGGTCTTCGGTGTCGTCAAGGGCGAGACATGGGGCTGGACGTCCGCCGGCACCCTGGGCACGGTCCTGGCCGGTGTCGCCGTCCTCGTACTGTTCGGCCGGTACGAGAGCCGGACCGAGCACCCGCTGCTCCCGATGCGGTTGTTCCGCAGCCCCGCGCTGGCCGTCGGCACGGTCGTCACCGCCCTGAACTTCTTCGTGATGCTCGGCGTGATCTTCTTCGTGATGCTCTACCTGCAGAACGTGCGCGGCTTCACCCCTGTCGAGGCGGGTGTGCGCACCCTCCCGCTGAGCATCGCCTCCCTGCTCGCGGCCCCGCTGGGCGCCGCGCTGACCGGCCGCTTCGGTCCCCGTGTCGTCATGCCGCTGGGCATGCTGCTCCAGGCGGGCGCCACCTTCGGCATGCTCACCTGGGACGCCGACTCCTCCTACACCGCCCTGTGGCCGCCGTTCATCGCGCTCGGGCTGGGCGTCGGCATGGTGCTGTCCGCCTCCTCCGACGCCATCGTCGGCAACGCGCCGGTGAAGGACGGCGGCGTGGCCGGCGGCCTCCAGGCGACCGCGCTCCAGGTCGGCGGCGCCCTCGGCACGTCCGTGCTCGTCTCCCTGATCACCGGCCGGGTGGGGTCGACCCTCCAGGAGGAGCTGACACGGGCGGGCGTCGCCCCGGCGGTGGCCGGCAGGCTCCACGAGGCCAAGGACGCGGTGGCCATGGGCATCGCGCCCGTGTCCGGCGACATGCCGGCCCCCTTGCGGGCCGCGGTCGTCGAGGGCAGCGGCCAGGCGTTCATGAACGGCGCGCACACGGCCGTGCTCGTCACCGGTGTCCTCTGTGTCCTCGGAGCCGTCGTCGCCGCGGCCGGCATCCGGCGCTCTCCACAGGCCGCGGGCCACTGAGGCGCGTGACGAGGGCGGTGCCCACCGTTGGCCCGGAGGGCACCGCCTTCGTCATGCCGCAGACCCGGCGCGAGCCGTCGGCCGGCCCAGGTACAGCACCGGACCGGGGTCCGGCACATCGATCTCCCGGAAGCCGAGACGTCCGTAGAAGGCCCGCGCGGCGGTGTTGGCCCGCACCATGCAGAGGTGCACGGCCGGCACGCCCGCGGCCTCCAAAGCGTCCAGCAGCGCCCGCATCAGGGCGCGTCCGAAGCCGCGGCGCTGCCATCGCGGCAGCAGGTCGATGTGCAGATGCGCGGGGAAGGACGTCAGCTCCGGCAGCACCATGCGTTCCGGCCGGTGCAGGAGAACCAGCATCTCCTCGACGGGCGTCGTCGGCTCACCTTCCGGTTCGGGGTACCGCTCCGACACGAGGGGCAGCCACTCGGCGCGGAACCGCTCGGCGAAGCGCGGCGTGTCCGGCGCGCCCAGGATGTATCCGACGGCCTGCCCTGTTCCGTCGTCCAGCACGAAGGCGAAAGCGGGCTCCAACTCGACGTAGGGGAAGGCGAATAGTGACGGCATCAGCCCGGGATCCGGATAGAGGGACGTCGAGTCCCCACCCTCATGGGCCGTTCTGACGCAGATGTCCGCCAGCGCCGCCCGGTCCGACGGACGGTAGCGGCGCACGAAGGGAACGAGGTCCATGCGGCGCATGTCTAGCAGGAGCGGGAGCGCTCCCACAAGGCACGCGCCCCGGCCGGGGCCTCCATCCGGGCCGCACCCGCGCGGTCGTACACCGAACCGGGAACCCGTACGCAGAGTCAGCGTACGGGTACACACGGTGGACGGGAGGTGCAACCGCACGTGACCATGGGCCGGTTGCGAGACGGTACGTGGAAGGTGGCCGGCATGGCGGCGTGCGAGACCAGCGGTGGCGACGGGAACAGCGAGGCGGACGGCGCCGGTTGCGGCCCGGGCGGTCCGCCCGGGGACATGAACGGCCCCACGGGCGCCACCGAGCCGGAGAGTTCGGACAGCCTCAAGGCGTTCGGCGAGGTCGTCAAGGCGTTCCGGAAGCGTGCGCGTCTGACACAGGAACAGTTCGCCCCGCGGGTGCGGTACTCGGTGCCGACCGTCGCCTCCATCGAACAGGGCCGCCGGTTCCCTCCGGCGTCGTTCGTCGACCGGGCGGAGGAGGTACTGGACGCCTTCGGCGCGCTGCGGGGCGCGGCACGGCATCTGTCGCGGCGGCCGGGGCTGGCGAGCTGGTTCCGGCAGTGGGCGCAGCTGGAGGCGGAGTCGGTCAACCTCTGTACGTACGAGTGCCGTTTGATCCCGGGCCTGTTGCAGACGGAGGCGTACGCGCGCACGTTGTTCTCTGAGCGCCTGCCACCACTCGGCGACGACCAGATCGAGGCCAGGCTGTCCGCGCGGACGGAGCGTCAGAGGCTGTTGCGGGAGCGCCCGAACACGGCCTTCAGCTTCATCGTCGAGGAGCATGTGCTCCAGCGCGGGGTGGGAGCGAGCCCGGAGCTCCTCCCCCACGTCCTCGAGCTCGCCGCACTGCGGAACATCGAGGTCCAGGTCATGCCTCAGAAACGAGTGACCCACGCCGGTATCGACGGTCCGATGCAGCTCCTGGAGACACCGGACAACACCTGGTACGGCTACTGCGAGGGACAGGAGAGCGGACAGCTCATCTCTGACGCCAAAGTGGTCAGCATGCTCCAGATGCGGTATGCCAGGATGCGGTCACAGGCTCTCTCTTTGGAGGACTCCCTGAGCCTGCTGCGGCGGATGCGAGGAGCAGCATGAGCACCACAGAACTGGCCTGGTTCAAGAGCAGCTACAGCGGCAGCTCCGGCGACAGTTGCGTAGAGGTGGCGACCACGCCCGCGACCGTCCACGTCCGGGACTCCAAGGTCGAGCAGAGCCCTGAACTCGCCGTGTCACCCGCGTCGTGGACGAGCTTCGTCTCGTACGCCGCTCAGGACTGACACCGCGCCGAGCGCCCCGTGCCGGTGCGGGTCCGGCGCCGGGCGCTCACTTGCGTCGATCATCCGCCGGCCGCCTCAGCGACGGTGGCGTCGCGGTACGAAGCGGACCGTCAGACCGGGCGCGGCCTGCGCGGCCGGGTACAGCAGGCTCTCGGGGACGACCCCGATCACGGGATAGCCCCCGGTGGTGGGGCAGTCGGCGAGGAAGACCACGGGCCGGCCGTCCGGCGGAACCTGCACCGCGCCGACCACCATTCCCTCGCTCGGCATCTCACGGTGCACGGCCCGCTCCAGCGGCGGACCCTCCAGCCGCAGGGCGATGCGGTTGCTGTGCTGGGAGATCTCGTAGCGGCCCGTGGCGAGGGTGCTCACCGCGGCGGCGGTGAACCAGTCGTCGCGCGGCCCGAGCAGTACGGGCAGCACCAGTTCCTTCGGCGGCGCCTCCCACAACAGCGTGTCGGCGTACAGCGGTTCGCCGGTCGGCTCGCCCAGGGGCAGCGTCCCCCCGTCCCTGAGCGTGGCCGGACCGAGCCCCGAGAGCAGATCGGTGGAGCGGCTGCCCAGGACCGGGGCCACCGCGATGCCCCCGTCGACGGCGACGTAGCTGCGCAGGCCGCTGGTCGGCGCGCCCACGTCGAGTACGGCGCCGGCCGGCAGGTGCACCGCGGTGCCCCACGCCGCCGGCCGGCCGTTCACCCGCACCGGTGCCGGCGCCCCCGTCACGGCGGCCACCGCGGGGCGGTCGGTGCGCACCGCGACCCCGGTCAGTGTGGTCTCCAGGGTCGCCGCGTCGGCGGGATTGCCCACCAGCCGGTTCGCCAGCAGGTGCGCGGGCCGGTCCAGCGCCCCGGCGCGCGGCACACCGAGACCTGCGTGACCGGACCGGCCGAGGTCCTGGACGGTCGTGAGGGCGCCCGCCCGTACGACGTCCAGCGTGCCGCCGCTCATACCGTGCGCTTTCTCGTCGCCGCCGCTGACGGGTCTTCAGGCGTGGCCGCCTGGGTGGGCGCCGCCTCCTGGGGGACGAAGCGCACGCGCGTGCCGGGGGTCAGAAGCGCCGCGGGCTCGCGCTCGAGGTCCCACAGGCGCACCGGGGTCGTCCCGATCAGCTGCCAGCCGCCCGGGGAGGCCCGCGGATACACACCGGTGTAGGGGCCGGCGAGCGCCACCGAGCCCGCGGGCACCGAGGTGCGGGGCGCGGAACGGCGCGGCACCTGGTACCGCTCGCCGAGGCCGAGCATGTAGGCGAACCCCGGGGAGAATCCGCAGAACGCCACCCTGTGTTCCGTACCGCTGTGGATCCGCGCCACCTCGTCCTCCGTGACCCCCCACAGCCCGGCGACCGCGCCGAGATCGGCGCCGTCGTAGTGCACCGGGATCTCGACCAGAGGGCCGCTGCCGGCCGCCGACAGGGGCACGGACCACCGGCGCAGCTCGGCCTCCAGGGCGCGGACGTCGGTGACTTTGTAGAGGAGCACGGTCCGGTCCCCGGGCACGATGTCGCGCACCGGCGCCGGGGTTCCACGGCCGCACCGGTCGAGGATCCTGGCGTGCCAGGCCTGCGCCTCTTCCGGCGTGTCCAGATCCACGAGCAGGGAGTCCTCCCCGACCGGTCGCAGCCTCATACGAACGCCTCCACCCTGACCCCGGCGTCGTCGAGCGCCGCGCGTACCCGCTCCGCCGCCGCGACGGCCCCCGGGGTGTCGCCGTGCAGGCACAGGGAGCGCGCCCGTACGCCCACGGGCTCGCCGGTCAGCGCGGTGACGCGGCCTTCCCGCGCGAGAGCGACGGCCCGGTGGGCGACCTCTGCCGGATCGGTGATCACCGC
Coding sequences within:
- a CDS encoding MFS transporter, which gives rise to MPSTTVDHSPLPTSPGPDTARPGRLRSNPWLTLLAVACGLFMVQLDGSVVAIANPEIGRDLNASTADLQWVTNSYLLALAAALILGGKLGDRFGRRTFYMIGLAGFTAASLAIGLAGSIEGVVVFRAFQGLFGAMLVPNTLGLLRAVFPGNKFAMAVGIWAMVASVATALGPIVGGLLVEHVSWESVFYINLPIGLVTLAFSATVLPQSRNAGGHHRFDIPGVALLALGLLSLVFGVVKGETWGWTSAGTLGTVLAGVAVLVLFGRYESRTEHPLLPMRLFRSPALAVGTVVTALNFFVMLGVIFFVMLYLQNVRGFTPVEAGVRTLPLSIASLLAAPLGAALTGRFGPRVVMPLGMLLQAGATFGMLTWDADSSYTALWPPFIALGLGVGMVLSASSDAIVGNAPVKDGGVAGGLQATALQVGGALGTSVLVSLITGRVGSTLQEELTRAGVAPAVAGRLHEAKDAVAMGIAPVSGDMPAPLRAAVVEGSGQAFMNGAHTAVLVTGVLCVLGAVVAAAGIRRSPQAAGH
- a CDS encoding helix-turn-helix domain-containing protein is translated as MNGPTGATEPESSDSLKAFGEVVKAFRKRARLTQEQFAPRVRYSVPTVASIEQGRRFPPASFVDRAEEVLDAFGALRGAARHLSRRPGLASWFRQWAQLEAESVNLCTYECRLIPGLLQTEAYARTLFSERLPPLGDDQIEARLSARTERQRLLRERPNTAFSFIVEEHVLQRGVGASPELLPHVLELAALRNIEVQVMPQKRVTHAGIDGPMQLLETPDNTWYGYCEGQESGQLISDAKVVSMLQMRYARMRSQALSLEDSLSLLRRMRGAA
- a CDS encoding GNAT family N-acetyltransferase, yielding MDLVPFVRRYRPSDRAALADICVRTAHEGGDSTSLYPDPGLMPSLFAFPYVELEPAFAFVLDDGTGQAVGYILGAPDTPRFAERFRAEWLPLVSERYPEPEGEPTTPVEEMLVLLHRPERMVLPELTSFPAHLHIDLLPRWQRRGFGRALMRALLDALEAAGVPAVHLCMVRANTAARAFYGRLGFREIDVPDPGPVLYLGRPTARAGSAA
- a CDS encoding DUF397 domain-containing protein — protein: MSTTELAWFKSSYSGSSGDSCVEVATTPATVHVRDSKVEQSPELAVSPASWTSFVSYAAQD
- a CDS encoding 5-oxoprolinase subunit C family protein — its product is MSGGTLDVVRAGALTTVQDLGRSGHAGLGVPRAGALDRPAHLLANRLVGNPADAATLETTLTGVAVRTDRPAVAAVTGAPAPVRVNGRPAAWGTAVHLPAGAVLDVGAPTSGLRSYVAVDGGIAVAPVLGSRSTDLLSGLGPATLRDGGTLPLGEPTGEPLYADTLLWEAPPKELVLPVLLGPRDDWFTAAAVSTLATGRYEISQHSNRIALRLEGPPLERAVHREMPSEGMVVGAVQVPPDGRPVVFLADCPTTGGYPVIGVVPESLLYPAAQAAPGLTVRFVPRRHRR
- a CDS encoding 5-oxoprolinase subunit B family protein yields the protein MRLRPVGEDSLLVDLDTPEEAQAWHARILDRCGRGTPAPVRDIVPGDRTVLLYKVTDVRALEAELRRWSVPLSAAGSGPLVEIPVHYDGADLGAVAGLWGVTEDEVARIHSGTEHRVAFCGFSPGFAYMLGLGERYQVPRRSAPRTSVPAGSVALAGPYTGVYPRASPGGWQLIGTTPVRLWDLEREPAALLTPGTRVRFVPQEAAPTQAATPEDPSAAATRKRTV
- a CDS encoding MarR family winged helix-turn-helix transcriptional regulator, producing MPGSALPSQDLDRVASALAATLPVLQRAIERRVDLESPHVKPPEGQLALLRFVARYEGTTVREAAQALLMKPNNVSALISQLTGRGLLERRQDDADKRIVRLHLTPTARRELAAVRRIENAHLTRALRALTEGEMDALGSAVGALTSLTRHLHSAGA
- the fusA gene encoding elongation factor G; this translates as MRTDPRHRSASTSPLTRVRNLGILAHVDAGKTTVTERILYLTGATHKRGEVHDGTTVTDFDPQERDRGITIFAAAVSCDWDGHRINLIDTPGHVDFADEVERSLRVLDGAVAVFDAVAGVEPQSEAVWRQADRHAVPRIAFVNKLDRAGADLDQAVRSIRERLRTVPLVVQLPVGQEDGFTGVVDLLRMRSLIWTAGRDTYEQGPVPDDLLTEAARRRRLLEEAVAELHPEALEEFCERSALSERTLTGALRDLTRSGEGVVVLCGSAYRNCGIEPLLEAVVAYLPSPPDVPPVRGSRDGARQERPADPQAPFAGLVFKVNSTATGRLTYVRVYSGTLRKGDTVLDVGAGRSERIGRILRVQADRHAEVDRAEAGDIVAVIGPKAARSGATLSTPDAPLLLEPPTAAAPVVTVAVEARSRLDTDRLATALARLVEEDPSLTARTDPETGQTVLSGMGELHLEVAVEKIRRAHGLEVGVGRPQVAYRETVVRGVTGLVYRHVKQDGGAGQFAHVVLDVAPLDPDDDRAEGFAFSSTVTGGRVPQEFVRAVEAGCRDALAEGPLGGHPVTGLRVTLTDGATHSKDSSETAFRAAGRFGLREALRTGVMALLEPVVEVTVTVPDDAVGTVLGDLAARRGRVSGQETRSGTAVVTATVPLAELFGYANRLRSRTQGRGTFTTRPAGYAPAPASVTGGVLSP